In Pongo abelii isolate AG06213 chromosome X, NHGRI_mPonAbe1-v2.0_pri, whole genome shotgun sequence, one DNA window encodes the following:
- the ERCC6L gene encoding DNA excision repair protein ERCC-6-like, which yields MEASRRFPEAEALSPEQAAHYLRYVKEAKEATKNGDLEEAFKLFNLAKDIFPNEKVLSRIQKIQEALEELAEQGDDEFTDVCNSGLLLYRELHDQLFEHQKEGIAFLYSLYRDGRKGGILADDMGLGKTVQIIAFLSGMFDASLVNHVLLIMPTNLINTWVKEFIKWTPGMRVKTFHGPSKDERTRNLNRIQQRNGVIITTYQMLINNWQQLSSFRGQEFVWDYVILDEAHKIKTSSTKSAICARAIPASNRLLLTGTPIQNNLQELWSLFDFACQGSLLGTLKTFKMEYENPITRAREKDATPGEKALGFKISENLMAIIKPYFLRRTKEDVQKKKSSNPEVRLNEKNPDVDAICEMPSLSRKNDLIIWIRLVPLQEEIYRKFVSLDHIKELLMETRSPLAELGVLKKLCDHPRLLSARACGLLNLGTFSAQDGNEGEDSPDVDHIDQVTDDTLMEESGKMIFLMDLLKRLRDEGHQTLVFSQSRQILNIIERLLKNRHFKTLRIDGTVTHLLEREKRINLFQQNKDYSVFLLTTQVGGVGLTLTAATRVVIFDPSWNPATDAQAVDRVYRIGQKENVVVYRLITCGTVEEKIYRRQVFKESLIRQTTGEKKNPFRYFSKQELRELFTIEDLQNSVTQLQLQSLHAAQRKSDTKLDEHIAYLQSLGIAGISDHDLMYTCDLSIKEELDVVEESHYIQQRVQKAQFLVEFESQNKELLMEQQRTRNEGAWLREPVFPSSTKKKCPKLNKPQPQPSPLLSTHHTQEEDISSKMASVVIDDLPEEGEKQDLSSIKVNVTTLQDGKGTCSADSTATLPKGFGSIEELRTNSLLGIEKSFATKNEAVQKETLQEGPKQEALQEDPLESFNYVLSKSTKADIGPNLDQLKDDEILRHCNPWPIISITNESQNAESNVSIIEIADDLSASHSALQDAQASEAKLEEEPSASSPQYACDFNLFLEDSADNRQNFSSQSLEHVEKENSLCGSAPNSRAGFVHSKTCLSWQFSEKDDEPEEVVVKAKIRSKARRIVSDGEDEDDSFKDTSSTNPFNTSLFQFSSVKQFDASTPKNDISPPGRFFSSQIPSSINKSMNSRRSLASRRSLINMVLDHVEDMEERLDDSSEAKGAEDYPEEGAEESSGEASKYTEEDPSGETLSSENKSSWLVTSKPSALAQETSLGAPEPLSGEQLVGSPQDKAAEATNDYETLVKRGKELKECGKIQEALNCLVKALDIKSADPEVMLLTLSLYKQLNNN from the coding sequence atatgtGAAAGAGGCCAAAGAAGCAACTAAGAATGGAGATCTGGAAGAAGCATTTAAACTTTTCAATTTGGCAAAGGACATTTTTCCCAATGAAAAGGTGCTGAGCAGAATCCAAAAAATACAGGAAGCCTTGGAGGAGTTGGCAGAACAGGGAGATGATGAATTTACAGATGTGTGCAACTCTGGCTTGCTGCTTTATCGAGAACTGCACGACCAACTCTTTGAGCACCAGAAGGAAGGCATAGCTTTCCTCTATAGCCTGTATAGGGATGGAAGAAAAGGTGGTATATTGGCTGATGACATGGGATTAGGGAAGACTGTTCAAatcattgctttcctttctggTATGTTTGATGCTTCACTTGTGAATCATGTGCTGCTGATCATGCCAACCAATCTTATTAACACATGGGTAAAAGAATTCATCAAGTGGACTCCAGGAATGAGAGTCAAAACCTTTCATGGTCCTAGCAAGGATGAAAGGACCAGAAACCTCAATCGGATTCAGCAAAGGAATGGTGTTATTATCACTACATACCAAATGTTAATCAATAACTGGCAGCAACTTTCAAGCTTTAGGGGCCAAGAGTTTGTGTGGGACTATGTCATCCTTGATGaagcacataaaataaaaacctcatCTACTAAGTCAGCAATATGTGCTCGTGCTATTCCTGCAAGTAATCGCCTTCTCCTCACAGGAACCCCAATCCAGAATAATTTACAAGAACTATGGTCCCTATTTGATTTTGCTTGTCAAGGGTCCCTGCTGGGaacattaaaaacttttaaaatggagTATGAAAATCCTATTACTAGAGCAAGAGAGAAGGATGCTACCCCAGGAGAAAAAGCCTTGGgatttaaaatatctgaaaactTAATGGCAATCATAAAACCCTATTTTCTCAGGAGGACTAAAGAAGACGTACAGAAGAAAAAGTCAAGCAACCCAGAGGTCAGACTTAATGAAAAGAATCCAGATGTTGATGCCATTTGTGAAATGCCTTCCCTTTCCAGgaaaaatgatttaattatttgGATACGACTTGTGCCTTTACAAGAAGAAATATACAGGAAATTTGTGTCTTTAGATCATATCAAGGAGTTGCTAATGGAGACGCGCTCACCTTTGGCTGAGCTAGGTGTCTTAAAGAAGCTGTGTGATCATCCTAGGCTGCTGTCTGCACGGGCTTGTGGTTTGCTAAATCTTGGGACATTCTCTGCTCAAGATGGAAATGAGGGGGAAGATTCCCCAGATGTGGACCATATTGATCAAGTAACTGATGACACATTGATGGAAGAATCTGGAAAAATGATATTCCTAATGGACCTACTTAAGAGGCTTCGAGATGAGGGACATCAAACTCTGGTGTTTTCTCAATCGAGGCAAATTCTAAACATCATTGAACGTCTGTTAAAGAATAGGCACTTTAAGACATTGCGAATTGATGGAACAGTTACTCATCTTTTGGAAcgagaaaaaagaattaacttATTCCAGCAAAATAAAGATTACTCTGTTTTTCTGCTTACCACTCAAGTAGGTGGTGTCGGTTTAACATTAACTGCAGCAACTAGAGTGGTCATTTTTGACCCTAGCTGGAATCCTGCAACTGATGCTCAAGCTGTGGATAGAGTTTACCGAATTGGACAAAAAGAGAATGTTGTGGTTTATAGGCTAATCACTTGTGGGACTGTAGaggaaaaaatatacagaagacaGGTTTTCAAGGAGTCATTAATAAGACAAACTACTGGTGAAAAAAAGAACCCTTTCCGATATTTTAGTAAACAAGAATTAAGAGAGCTCTTTACAATCGAGGATCTTCAGAACTCTGTAACCCAGCTGCAGCTTCAGTCTTTGCATGCTGCTCAGAGGAAATCTGATACAAAACTAGATGAACATATTGCCTATCTGCAGTCTTTGGGGATAGCTGGAATCTCAGACCATGATTTGATGTACACATGTGATCTATCTATTAAAGAAGAGCTTGATGTGGTAGAAGAATCTCACTATATTCAACAAAGGGTTCAGAAAGCTCAATTCCTCGTTGAATTCGAGTCTCAAAATAAAGAGCTCCTGATGGAACAACAAAGAACTAGAAACGAGGGGGCCTGGCTAAGAGAACCTGTATTTCCTTCTTCAACAAAGAAGAAATGCCCTAAATTGAATAAACCACAGCCTCAGCCTTCACCTCTTCTAAGTACTCATCATACTCAGGAAGAAGATATCAGTTCCAAAATGGCAAGTGTAGTCATTGATGATCTGCCTGAAGAGGGTGAGAAACAAGATCTCTCCAGTATAAAGGTGAATGTTACCACCTTGCAAGATGGTAAAGGTACATGTAGTGCTGACTCTACAGCTACTTTACCCAAGGGGTTTGGAAGTATAGAAGAACTTCGTACTAACTCTTTATTGGGAATAGAAAAAAGCTTTGCAACTAAAAATGAAGCTGTacaaaaagagacattacaagaGGGGCCTAAGCAAGAGGCACTGCAAGAGGATCCTCTGGAAAGTTTTAATTATGTACTTAGCAAATCAACCAAAGCTGATATTGGGCCAAATTTAGATCAACTAAAGGATGATGAGATTTTACGTCATTGCAATCCTTGGCCCATTATTTCCATAACAAATGAAAGTCAAAATGCAGAATCAAATGTATCCATTATTGAAATAGCTGATGACCTTTCAGCATCCCATAGTGCACTGCAGGATGCTCAAGCAAGTGAGGCCAAGTTGGAAGAGGAACCTTCAGCATCTTCACCACAGTACGCATGTGATTTCAATCTTTTCTTGGAAGACTCAGCAGACAACAGACAAAATTTTTCCAGTCAGTCTTTAGAGCATGTTGAGAAAGAAAATAGCTTGTGTGGCTCTGCACCTAATTCCAGAGCAGGATTTGTGCATAGCAAAACATGTCTCAGTTGGCAGTTTTCTGAGAAAGATGATGAACCAGAAGAAGTAGTAGTTAAAGCAAAAATCAGAAGTAAAGCTAGAAGGATTGTTTCAGATGGCGAAGATGAAGATGATTCTTTTAAAGATACCTCAAGCACAAATCCATTCAACACATCTCTCTTTCaattctcatctgtgaaacaatTTGATGCTTCAACTCCCAAAAATGACATCAGTCCACCAGGAAGGTTCTTTTCATCTCAAATACCCAGTAGTATAAATAAGTCTATGAACTCTAGAAGATCTCTGGCTTCTAGGAGGTCTCTTATTAATATGGTTTTAGACCACGTGGAGGACATGGAAGAAAGACTTGACGACAGCAGTGAAGCAAAGGGTGCTGAAGATTATCCAGAAGAAGGGGCGGAGGAAAGCAGTGGCGAAGCCTCCAAGTATACAGAAGAGGATCCTTCCGGAGAAACACTGTCTTCAGAAAACAAGTCCAGCTGGTTAGTGACGTCTAAGCCTAGTGCTCTAGCTCAAGAGACCTCTCTTGGTGCCCCTGAGCCTTTGTCTGGTGAACAGTTGGTTGGTTCTCCCCAGGATAAGGCAGCAGAGGCTACAAATGACTATGAGACTCTTGTAAAGCGTGGAAAAGAACTAAAAGAGTGTGGAAAAATCCAGGAGGCCCTAAACTGCTTAGTTAAAGCGCTTGACATAAAAAGTGCAGATCCTGAAGTTATGCTCTTGACTTTAAGTTTGTATAAGCAACTTAATAACAATTGA